A genomic window from Triticum urartu cultivar G1812 chromosome 7, Tu2.1, whole genome shotgun sequence includes:
- the LOC125519034 gene encoding DIMBOA UDP-glucosyltransferase BX8-like isoform X2: MAPTSSTNRGRRRVVLLPLPYQGHINPMLRLAVALHSRGLAVTILHPETRAPDRRKLPADYRLVTIPDSIPPELAASEDIASFVFALNKNCAAPFRDYLAGALREEEDGHVAFVVADVDWFAPLSVARELGVAALALMTSSAARFLVYLAYPSLCHKGYLPVQESNFNTTVEELPPFLVRDLDRVMDMARHLAYADLLAHIVAGVRQSSGLIINTSEDMEGMEIERIRSEIARPVFAVGPLHMMTPSLSVHSSLLTEDRSCLDWLDTQRPNSVLYVSFGSLVGIDTDEFLEMAWGLADSQRPFVWVVRPGLVHGCELSALPEELQEKIGSRGRVVSWAPQQEVLKHPSVVAFLTHCGWNSATESISEGVPMICRPLSSDQMGTSRYVCDVWKVGVRVEVENQLKRGGVQAAITRLMEGKEGEEVRERMKDLRHAMSKCTDEDGTSDVALQRLVDFSV; this comes from the exons ATGGCCCCAACCAGCAGCACCAACCGCGGCCGCCGCCGCGTGGTCCTCTTACCGCTGCCATACCAAGGCCACATCAACCCCATGCTGCGCCTCGCCGTCGCGCTGCACTCCCGCGGCCTCGCGGTCACTATCCTCCACCCGGAGACCCGCGCGCCGGACCGCCGGAAGCTCCCTGCGGACTACCGCCTGGTCACCATCCCGGACAGCATACCGCCGGAGCTCGCCGCGTCCGAGGACATCGCGTCGTTCGTCTTCGCGCTGAACAAGAACTGTGCGGCGCCGTTCCGGGACTACCTGGCCGGCGCCCTtagagaggaggaggacggccACGTCGCCTTCGTGGTCGCCGACGTCGACTGGTTCGCGCCGCTCTCCGTGGCCAGGGAGCTGGGCGTGGCCGCTCTGGCCCTCATGACCAGCAGCGCCGCCAGGTTCCTGGTGTACTTGGCGTACCCAAGCCTGTGCCACAAGGGCTATTTGCCCGTCCAAG AGTCGAATTTCAACACTACAGTTGAGGAGCTTCCCCCCTTCCTTGTACGAGACTTGGATCGCGTGATGGACATGGCTCGACACCTCGCGTACGCCGATCTCCTCGCCCACATCGTCGCCGGCGTGAGGCAATCATCCGGCCTAATAATCAACACATCCGAAGACATGGAGGGCATGGAGATCGAGAGGATCCGCAGCGAGATCGCCCGCCCGGTGTTCGCCGTCGGCCCTCTGCACATGATGACGCCGTCTCTATCCGTCCATAGCAGCCTACTGACAGAAGATCGCAGCTGTTTGGACTGGTTGGACACACAACGGCCAAACTCTGTGCTCTACGTGAGCTTTGGGAGCCTGGTGGGCATCGACACAGACGAGTTCTTGGAGATGGCCTGGGGCCTGGCCGACAGCCAGCGCCCGTTCGTGTGGGTGGTCCGGCCGGGGCTGGTGCACGGCTGTGAGCTCAGCGCGCTCCCTGAAGAGCTGCAAGAGAAGATAGGTAGCAGAGGTAGAGTAGTCAGTTGGGCTCCGCAGCAGGAGGTGCTGAAGCATCCGTCTGTGGTCGCTTTTCTCACGCACTGCGGCTGGAACTCGGCGACGGAGAGCATATCCGAAGGCGTGCCGATGATATGCAGACCGTTGTCCAGCGATCAGATGGGCACTAGCAGGTATGTGTGTGATGTGTGGAAGGTGGGGGTTAGGGTGGAGGTGGAGAACCAGCTGAAGAGAGGGGGCGTCCAGGCGGCCATCACAAGACTGATGGAAGGAAAGGAAGGTGAAGAGGTCAGGGAAAGAATGAAAGATCTGAGGCATGCGATGAGCAAGTGTAC
- the LOC125519034 gene encoding DIMBOA UDP-glucosyltransferase BX8-like isoform X1 produces the protein MAPTSSTNRGRRRVVLLPLPYQGHINPMLRLAVALHSRGLAVTILHPETRAPDRRKLPADYRLVTIPDSIPPELAASEDIASFVFALNKNCAAPFRDYLAGALREEEDGHVAFVVADVDWFAPLSVARELGVAALALMTSSAARFLVYLAYPSLCHKGYLPVQGTQESNFNTTVEELPPFLVRDLDRVMDMARHLAYADLLAHIVAGVRQSSGLIINTSEDMEGMEIERIRSEIARPVFAVGPLHMMTPSLSVHSSLLTEDRSCLDWLDTQRPNSVLYVSFGSLVGIDTDEFLEMAWGLADSQRPFVWVVRPGLVHGCELSALPEELQEKIGSRGRVVSWAPQQEVLKHPSVVAFLTHCGWNSATESISEGVPMICRPLSSDQMGTSRYVCDVWKVGVRVEVENQLKRGGVQAAITRLMEGKEGEEVRERMKDLRHAMSKCTDEDGTSDVALQRLVDFSV, from the exons ATGGCCCCAACCAGCAGCACCAACCGCGGCCGCCGCCGCGTGGTCCTCTTACCGCTGCCATACCAAGGCCACATCAACCCCATGCTGCGCCTCGCCGTCGCGCTGCACTCCCGCGGCCTCGCGGTCACTATCCTCCACCCGGAGACCCGCGCGCCGGACCGCCGGAAGCTCCCTGCGGACTACCGCCTGGTCACCATCCCGGACAGCATACCGCCGGAGCTCGCCGCGTCCGAGGACATCGCGTCGTTCGTCTTCGCGCTGAACAAGAACTGTGCGGCGCCGTTCCGGGACTACCTGGCCGGCGCCCTtagagaggaggaggacggccACGTCGCCTTCGTGGTCGCCGACGTCGACTGGTTCGCGCCGCTCTCCGTGGCCAGGGAGCTGGGCGTGGCCGCTCTGGCCCTCATGACCAGCAGCGCCGCCAGGTTCCTGGTGTACTTGGCGTACCCAAGCCTGTGCCACAAGGGCTATTTGCCCGTCCAAGGTACGCAGG AGTCGAATTTCAACACTACAGTTGAGGAGCTTCCCCCCTTCCTTGTACGAGACTTGGATCGCGTGATGGACATGGCTCGACACCTCGCGTACGCCGATCTCCTCGCCCACATCGTCGCCGGCGTGAGGCAATCATCCGGCCTAATAATCAACACATCCGAAGACATGGAGGGCATGGAGATCGAGAGGATCCGCAGCGAGATCGCCCGCCCGGTGTTCGCCGTCGGCCCTCTGCACATGATGACGCCGTCTCTATCCGTCCATAGCAGCCTACTGACAGAAGATCGCAGCTGTTTGGACTGGTTGGACACACAACGGCCAAACTCTGTGCTCTACGTGAGCTTTGGGAGCCTGGTGGGCATCGACACAGACGAGTTCTTGGAGATGGCCTGGGGCCTGGCCGACAGCCAGCGCCCGTTCGTGTGGGTGGTCCGGCCGGGGCTGGTGCACGGCTGTGAGCTCAGCGCGCTCCCTGAAGAGCTGCAAGAGAAGATAGGTAGCAGAGGTAGAGTAGTCAGTTGGGCTCCGCAGCAGGAGGTGCTGAAGCATCCGTCTGTGGTCGCTTTTCTCACGCACTGCGGCTGGAACTCGGCGACGGAGAGCATATCCGAAGGCGTGCCGATGATATGCAGACCGTTGTCCAGCGATCAGATGGGCACTAGCAGGTATGTGTGTGATGTGTGGAAGGTGGGGGTTAGGGTGGAGGTGGAGAACCAGCTGAAGAGAGGGGGCGTCCAGGCGGCCATCACAAGACTGATGGAAGGAAAGGAAGGTGAAGAGGTCAGGGAAAGAATGAAAGATCTGAGGCATGCGATGAGCAAGTGTAC